The Thermococcus peptonophilus genomic sequence ACGGAAACGTTGGCATAGCCCTGTGGGTGAAAAGCGTCCATCAGTGCCCCTTTCCACACGATTACGTTCTACGGAAACGCAATCATCCCTCACAAACGCCGCGTTCTTCGGCGGACTTTCCACACGATTACGTTCTACGGAAACCTTCGTGATGGATGCAATACGTCACAGGATCGAGGAATACTTTCCACACGATTACGTTCTACGGAAACCTCGCGACCTCCCCTTCAATTTTCTCCCGCTCAAGATCTTTCCACACGATTACGTTCTACGGAAACCTCACCATCCCGGCCGGCACGAGCGAGCCGGCGAGAAGCTTTCCACACGATTACGTTCTACGGAAACTCTGGCTATTTCCAGAGTCTTACCCTCGAAAAGCAACTCCTTTCCACACGATTACGTTCTACGGAAACAAGAGAAAGTCCAGAACGACGAGCCTGTGCAGTGGACTTTCCACACGATTACGTTCTACGGAAACCAGGCAGTACATCAGGCACTCCAGGAGCTCGACAAGCTCTTTCCACACGATTACGTTCTACGGAAACCTCTTCGATGTCGATGTTCAGAATATCTCCCTTGGCTTTCCACACGATTACGTTCTACGGAAACGGGTTTGACCTCAGTGCTCAGGCCAGGACCCTTTCCGCCTTTCCACACGATTACGTTCTACGGAAACTTGGTAGTGAAGAGTGTGGTAAGCTGTGCTTGAAGGCCTTTCCACACGATTACGTTCTACGGAAACACTTCACTTTCCTCCTTCATTTGACAAATAAAGTGATTTCCCAACTCCTATTTAAGGCTTTCTTTGGGAACCCGTGGCACTGCACCCCATTTATAAACCTGACACAAAAACGAAGAACCCACCAAAGGGCTTGGAATTGTGACAACACACTTCAAAACATTTGAAAATTCTATTTCAAAAATCGAAACTAAGTTTAATAAATTTATGGCCAATAAAATCATTGAAAACAAAATCCATGGACAAAGAGGACTTTTCAACTATCTAAACTCCAGAGACTCTACTTCATTTGCATATTTGGGACTTTTTATGTCTTTTATGCAAAACGTATCCATTCAGCGAACTCTTACCACCAGTATGGTAAACAGAAAATGAAAACTCTTCTAATCAACATAAATCTTTTTTAAACCCTTTAAATCAACTAAAATCAAAAACATAGAGTGAACAGAAAGTGAAATGAGATTTCAGAACACGAAAACAGGTTCTCCGTCAAAGAGTAGCACGCTCGCTGGATTGGCGAGCTCCACGAAGCCGCCGGCGAAGGCTATGACCCGCTGGTAGACCGCCCTCCTCTTCTTCCCGCTGTAGGTAAAGTCCACGGGCATTCGGTACTCCCTGGGCGTCAGGTTGTTCCGTCTCATCACGAGGAACCTCGCGCCCCTGGCGTAGTCCTCGGCCGGGATGATGCTCTTCAGCGTGCTTTCCCTCCCCTCCTCGACCTCGACTACTTTCATCCACTCCCTCTTTGCTGGGTAGAGTAGGCTCTCGCTGTCCCCAACGTAGGGGGCAAATACCGGATCGAGGAGGGCATCGTAGGCCTTTTCTATTAGTTTATCATCGCCCGCAAAGAACATACGGTAGTGAGGCCTGTGGAAGAGCACCTTCGTTATTGGATAAATGGGGGCGCTGGCGTTCTTGAATATCGCCGCCGTCTCCTCCACCCTCGCTCCAGGGTCTTCTACTACGACACCGTACTTTAGCTCATTCAAGAGCTTTCTGAAGCCCTCCTCCGGCAGCCCCATGGCCCCAGCGACCATTCCTATCGCCGTTGTCCTCGGTGGGAATGGATAGCTGTCGAGGAGGAGGGAGTTGTAGGGAATCCTGAAGTGCGCCTGCAGGGGCTTTACTTCCACGACGAGGCCCAGCACGTCACTCACCGAGCTTCAGGTTTTGTATCCTCTCCCT encodes the following:
- the cas5 gene encoding CRISPR-associated protein Cas5; the protein is MSDVLGLVVEVKPLQAHFRIPYNSLLLDSYPFPPRTTAIGMVAGAMGLPEEGFRKLLNELKYGVVVEDPGARVEETAAIFKNASAPIYPITKVLFHRPHYRMFFAGDDKLIEKAYDALLDPVFAPYVGDSESLLYPAKREWMKVVEVEEGRESTLKSIIPAEDYARGARFLVMRRNNLTPREYRMPVDFTYSGKKRRAVYQRVIAFAGGFVELANPASVLLFDGEPVFVF